In the genome of Longimicrobiaceae bacterium, the window CTGGTCCATCTACCGCAAGATGGTGCGGCGGCAGAAGGGGTACGAGGAGATCTACGACCTGATGGCCATGCGGGTGATCGTGGAGACGGTCACCGACTGCTACCACGCCCTGGGGGTGATCCACAACCGCTGGACGCCGCTCCAGGAGCGCTTCCACGACTACATCGCCACGCCCAAGAGCAACATGTACCGCTCGCTGCACACGACCATCTTCGGTCCCGGCGGCAGGCTGTACGAGATCCAGATCCGCACGCGCGAGATGCACCGCACGGCCGAGTACGGCATCGCGGCGCACTGGAAGTACAAGGAGGGCAGCCGCGGCGACGACGTGGACGAGACGCTGACCTGGTTCCGCCAGGTGCTCGAGTGGCAGCAGGACGCCCGCGAGCCGGAGGAGTTCATGGAGTTCCTCCGCATCGACCTGTTCCAGGACGAGATCTTCGTCTTCACGCCCATGGGCGACGTGAAGCAGCTGCCCAAGGGCGCCACCCCCATCGACTTCGCCTTCGCGGTGCACACGCAGGTGGGGATGCGCTGCGCGGGCGCCAAGGTGAACGGCCGCATCGCGCCCCTCGCGCGCGAGCTGCGCAACGGCGACACGGTGGAGATCCTCACCGACGCCAAGCAGCGCCCCTCGCGAGACTGGCTGGCGTTCGTGAAGACGGCGCGGGCGCGCAACAAGATCCGCCAGTGGATCAAGGAGGAGGAGTTCGGAAGCTCGGTGCGCCTGGGCCGCGAGTTCATCGAGCGCGAGATCCGCAAGGCGCGGCGCGACAAGGTGAGCGAGGACCGCTTCGGCGAGGTGGCGAAGGCGCTGGAGCTCCCCGACGCGGACCACCTGTTCGCGGCGTTGGGACGCGGCGACCTGGGCCCCAGCGCGGTGATCCGCGAGCTGTGGCCCGAGACGGCCGAGGCGGCGCAGCCCCGCATCCCCAGCACCTTCGACCGGCTGGTGTCGCGCATGCGCGGCAAGCCCAAGGGGGTGCGCATCCAGGGGATGGACGACCTGATGGTGCGCTACTCCCAGTGCTGCCAGCCGGTGCCGGGCGACAAGGTCACGGGCTACATCACCCGCGGGCGCGGCGTCTCCATCCACCGGGTGGACTGCCCCAACGTGCTGCAGCTGGGCGACCACCCGGAGCGGCGGGTGGAGATCGACTGGGAGGCCGAGGCGGGCGACCGCTTCTTCGTGCGCATCGTGATGGAGGGCACGGACCGGCGCGG includes:
- a CDS encoding TGS domain-containing protein, with amino-acid sequence WSIYRKMVRRQKGYEEIYDLMAMRVIVETVTDCYHALGVIHNRWTPLQERFHDYIATPKSNMYRSLHTTIFGPGGRLYEIQIRTREMHRTAEYGIAAHWKYKEGSRGDDVDETLTWFRQVLEWQQDAREPEEFMEFLRIDLFQDEIFVFTPMGDVKQLPKGATPIDFAFAVHTQVGMRCAGAKVNGRIAPLARELRNGDTVEILTDAKQRPSRDWLAFVKTARARNKIRQWIKEEEFGSSVRLGREFIEREIRKARRDKVSEDRFGEVAKALELPDADHLFAALGRGDLGPSAVIRELWPETAEAAQPRIPSTFDRLVSRMRGKPKGVRIQGMDDLMVRYSQCCQPVPGDKVTGYITRGRGVSIHRVDCPNVLQLGDHPERRVEIDWEAEAGDRFFVRIVMEGTDRRGLFADIASTISQANTNIKSADIQADELGMHGQFVVEVENLTHLNRVLAAIRKVKGVISVERREAVGESDLTEA